In one window of Mytilus galloprovincialis chromosome 6, xbMytGall1.hap1.1, whole genome shotgun sequence DNA:
- the LOC143080875 gene encoding MORN repeat-containing protein 1-like isoform X37, whose translation MTSVLALYRNHDALMNMSSNQQPTLILRRLSVDEYVLPKIHTKKIKRVNSERKPFSVNPFPKLGTGHGVYVFENQYFRYEGEWVKGKKHGFGKLLLKDGTYYEGQFNQGEITGTGFKFFSETKCKYKGQFLKGEMHGRGIMEFPDSSEYEGNFVHNRKNGYGVMRTPLTQYDGGYQGNMRHGEGRMVYAPMRYDKTSNGDRYEGYWVADKRHGPGVLHCADGSIFDGNFDNDEFHGHGLYRHISGVIYDGMWLKGFPAKMASKLHIVVENTPMVIRQGTPFTITVQCLNDENDVVGDEGREIQITAGFKYYQPSKGSALFDMIEDVEDKPIDTPFGYQVVHYPLTNQEQENDGPSEEDEEQELSQSQTQLDLKEDEDENQNNKEEEIKEGEDGEKLAENEKQDDEKEDGVDNSGGGVEEPDEIPNNTTTETESVPLPPPVPNCRSEEGVCVWNEVYLAPAPPMYRPFVAMEEAENDKKSSSRGKPAINKVDKMRRQKEKALEEKYAKTGEYVLMVHDVTNPPFLGRTIEPAFLLLKLKRPEAKKRAKKEGKKWDTSQHIRRSMVATEGLED comes from the exons ATGACATCAGTTCTAGCACTTTACCGTAATCATGATGCACTTATGAATATGTCATCTAATCAACAACCTACGCTTATATTACGCAGACTTAGTGTGGATGAATATGTCTTACCTAAAATTCATACCAAGAAAATTAAGAGAGTAAATTCTGAAAGGAAACCATTTAGTGTTAATCCATTTCCCAAACTTGGGACAG GACATGGTGTATATGTGTTTGAAAACCAGTATTTTAGATATGAAGGAGAATGGGTGAAAGGAAAGAAGCatg gatttggTAAATTACTGTTAAAAGATGGAACATATTATGAAGGACAATTTAACCAAGGGGAGATTACTGGCACAGGATTTAAGTTTTTTTCAgaaacaaaatgtaaatacaaaggaCAATTTTTAAAAGGTGAAATGCATGGGAGAGGAATCATGGAATTCCCAGACAGCTCGGAATATGAAGGAAACTTTGTGCACAATAGAAAAAATG gcTATGGTGTAATGAGAACCCCCTTAACACAGTATGATGGAGGTTATCAGGGAAATATGAGGCATGGGGAAGGAAGAATGGTCTATGC GCCTATGAGATATGATAAAACCag TAATGGGGACAGATACGAGGGATACTGGGTTGCAGACAAGAGACATGGACCAGGAGTATTACACTGTGCTGATGGATCTATATTTGAT GGAAACTTTGACAATGATGAATTTCATGGTCATGGTTTGTACAGACATATATCAGGTGTTATATACGATGGTATGTGGCTGAAGGGTTTCCCTGCTAAGATGGCCAGTAAACTTCACATTGTGGTAGAGAATACACCCATGGTTATTCGACAGGGAACACCTTTTACAATTACAGTACAATGTCTGAATGATGAGAATGATGTGGTGGGAG ATGAGGGGCGAGAGATCCAGATTACAGCAGGATTTAAATATTATCAGCCATCGAAAGGTTCTGCTCTCTTTGATATGATAGAGGACGTAGAAGACAAACCAATAGATACACCATT TGGTTATCAAGTAGTACATTACCCACTGACCAATCAGGAGCAGGAAAACGATGGACCATCAGAAGAGGATGAAGAGCAGGAACTGTCACAATCTCAAACACAACTAGATCTGAAAG AAGATGAAGATGAAAATCAGAACAATAAAGAAGAAGAGATAAAAGAAGGAGAAGATGGAGAGAAACTGGCAGAGAATGAGAAACAGGATGATGAAAAGGAAGATGGCGTAGACAACAGTGGGGGTGGGGTAGAGGAGCCCGATGAAATTCCTAATAATACAACAACAG AAACAGAATCCGTTCCACTTCCACCTCCAGTACCTAACTGTCGATCAGAAGAGGGTGTCTGTGTGTGGAATGAAGTTTATCTAGCACCAGCGCCACCTATGTACAGACCTTTTGTTGCTATGGAAGAAGCAGAGAATGACAAGAAATCTTCATCAAGAGGTAAACCAGCTATCAACAAAG TGGATAAAATGAGAAGACAGAAAGAAAAAGCATTAGAAGAGAAATATGCAAAGACAG GAGAGTATGTGTTGATGGTTCATGATGTTACAAATCCACCATTCCTTGGTAGAACCATAGAGCCTGCTTTCTTACTGCTTAAATTGAAACGCCCAGAAGCCAAGAAACGAGCAAAGAAGGAAGGAAAGAA